The Octadecabacter arcticus 238 genome contains a region encoding:
- a CDS encoding enoyl-CoA hydratase/isomerase family protein — protein sequence MITSDTIDGQLTLTINRPDKANALTEAMLAELADIIAETDARVLVLTGAGKVFSAGADLDDVRGGTLATSPEWERLSSAVVNFTGLSVAAMNGSCAGGALGMVLACDLRIAVPTAKFFYPVIKMGVLPQPSDPARLRDLVGPSAAKRILLTGARITVDEALALGLLDQVSATDLTSDVEILTAPARAADPAQVTAIKALIG from the coding sequence ATGATCACTTCTGATACGATCGACGGCCAGCTGACCCTGACGATCAACCGCCCAGACAAAGCCAACGCGCTTACCGAAGCGATGTTGGCTGAACTGGCTGACATCATCGCCGAAACGGATGCCCGGGTGCTGGTTTTGACGGGTGCTGGCAAAGTGTTCAGCGCCGGAGCGGACCTTGACGATGTGCGGGGCGGCACCCTCGCGACATCGCCGGAATGGGAACGCCTGTCGTCTGCCGTGGTGAATTTCACGGGCCTCAGCGTCGCGGCGATGAACGGGTCGTGTGCGGGTGGGGCGCTGGGCATGGTTTTGGCGTGCGATCTACGCATTGCTGTGCCAACCGCCAAGTTCTTTTACCCAGTCATTAAAATGGGTGTGCTACCACAGCCGTCTGACCCTGCACGCCTGCGCGACCTTGTCGGTCCATCAGCCGCCAAGCGCATCCTGCTGACTGGGGCGCGGATCACGGTGGATGAGGCGCTGGCCCTTGGTCTTCTGGACCAAGTCAGCGCTACTGATTTGACGTCCGATGTCGAAATACTGACTGCCCCCGCCCGCGCAGCCGATCCGGCACAGGTTACGGCGATCAAAGCGCTCATAGGTTGA
- a CDS encoding SDR family oxidoreductase: MYMKDKVVLITGASRGIGAASARAFADAGAKVALVARSTAQIEKLAADIGPNAIAISCDVSSFGDVVAAVAKTEDAFGPLDIFIGNAGSLDPISHLADADPDVWGKTIDVNLKGVFNGMRAAMPEMIKRGQGTIITVSSGAAHGPVEAWSAYCASKAGAYMLTRCADKEAREKGLRIMGLSPGTVATDMQREIKASGINPVSQLEWSDHIPPEWPAQTLVWMCSADADEFCGTDVSLREDDIRKRVGLI; the protein is encoded by the coding sequence ATGTATATGAAAGACAAGGTTGTTTTGATAACAGGGGCCAGTCGAGGCATTGGGGCTGCCAGTGCGCGGGCTTTCGCCGACGCGGGGGCAAAGGTGGCCTTGGTGGCGCGATCAACAGCGCAGATTGAGAAATTGGCAGCAGATATTGGCCCCAACGCCATCGCAATTTCGTGCGATGTGTCGTCGTTTGGCGATGTTGTGGCGGCTGTTGCAAAGACCGAAGATGCGTTTGGACCGCTAGATATTTTTATCGGCAATGCGGGGTCACTGGACCCGATCAGTCATCTGGCCGACGCCGATCCCGACGTTTGGGGCAAAACCATCGACGTGAACCTGAAAGGCGTGTTCAACGGAATGCGTGCAGCCATGCCCGAAATGATCAAGCGCGGCCAAGGCACCATTATTACAGTTTCATCCGGCGCAGCGCATGGCCCAGTTGAGGCTTGGTCGGCGTACTGTGCATCCAAAGCCGGAGCCTATATGTTGACGCGGTGTGCTGACAAAGAAGCCCGCGAAAAGGGTCTGCGCATCATGGGACTGTCCCCCGGTACCGTCGCGACTGACATGCAGCGCGAGATTAAGGCGTCCGGCATCAACCCCGTGAGCCAACTTGAATGGTCCGACCACATCCCCCCCGAATGGCCTGCGCAAACGCTTGTCTGGATGTGTAGCGCCGATGCGGATGAATTCTGCGGCACTGATGTTTCTTTGCGCGAAGACGACATTCGCAAACGTGTTGGCCTGATATGA
- a CDS encoding mechanosensitive ion channel family protein, producing MNDLLNTTLGYIATAYEVAFVWLINPANWVQFALLVGAYLVAVFITRKLNPRLTKLLTPAQDNFSMLSHARRFILVFMPLLLPLLAFGLTAIGEQITRSIFGSGEVIAFGKRVFLFLAVRAFVRDMLSDTLLKLIGRTVLIPMAAIYALGFLDPVLFWLGATIIPLGNMSFSLLGLLRFLVVATIMFWLGRWSNDQSTSIISKQEMRPATQQLAVKATEIAIFGVAFLVVMNIAGVPLTSLAVLTGALGVGIGFGLQKIASNFVSGVILLLEGQATVGDYVELDGGEAGTIVKMTARAAILETYDGKWIVVPNEDFIVTRVINYSDSGSANRYDVAFSVSYDTDINTVTGIALPAVAALDFVLDALMPPDIELDGFGDNGIDFIVEFWVSGIDDGRFKYRSHVRFAVWNALKNAGIEIPFPQRVVEIKGGFPAGVSE from the coding sequence ATGAATGACCTTTTGAACACCACCCTTGGTTATATCGCCACTGCTTATGAGGTCGCGTTTGTTTGGCTTATCAATCCGGCGAATTGGGTACAATTTGCGCTGTTGGTCGGTGCGTATCTTGTCGCGGTATTCATTACGCGCAAGCTGAACCCACGGCTGACGAAATTGTTGACGCCGGCGCAGGACAACTTTTCGATGCTGTCACATGCCCGCCGCTTTATTTTGGTGTTCATGCCGTTGTTGTTGCCATTGTTGGCGTTCGGTCTAACGGCGATTGGCGAACAGATCACGCGGTCCATTTTTGGATCGGGCGAGGTTATCGCGTTCGGCAAGCGCGTGTTCTTGTTCCTCGCGGTACGCGCTTTCGTGCGCGATATGCTGAGCGATACACTGTTGAAACTGATCGGAAGAACCGTTTTGATCCCGATGGCGGCAATTTATGCGCTGGGGTTTCTTGATCCGGTTCTGTTTTGGCTTGGAGCGACAATCATTCCGCTCGGCAATATGTCGTTTTCGCTTCTGGGTCTGCTGCGGTTTCTTGTGGTGGCGACGATCATGTTCTGGCTGGGGCGTTGGTCCAACGATCAAAGCACGTCAATTATTAGCAAACAGGAAATGCGCCCAGCGACCCAGCAACTGGCCGTCAAAGCGACCGAGATTGCGATTTTTGGAGTAGCTTTCTTGGTTGTGATGAATATCGCGGGTGTTCCCCTCACATCGCTGGCGGTTCTGACAGGAGCGTTGGGTGTTGGTATCGGTTTTGGCCTGCAGAAAATCGCGTCGAATTTCGTATCTGGCGTGATCCTACTGCTTGAAGGGCAAGCGACTGTCGGGGATTACGTCGAACTCGACGGAGGAGAGGCGGGCACCATTGTAAAAATGACAGCCCGCGCGGCCATTCTTGAAACATATGACGGCAAATGGATCGTCGTTCCCAACGAAGATTTCATTGTGACACGGGTCATCAACTATTCGGATTCCGGGTCTGCGAACCGTTATGATGTGGCCTTTTCTGTTAGCTACGACACCGATATCAACACAGTGACTGGCATTGCTTTGCCCGCTGTCGCAGCCTTGGATTTCGTGCTCGACGCGCTGATGCCGCCAGACATTGAACTGGATGGGTTTGGCGATAATGGCATTGATTTTATAGTTGAATTCTGGGTAAGTGGCATTGATGATGGACGCTTCAAATACCGAAGCCACGTGCGATTTGCGGTCTGGAATGCGCTTAAGAACGCTGGCATCGAAATTCCGTTTCCGCAACGAGTTGTCGAAATCAAAGGCGGTTTTCCCGCAGGAGTAAGCGAATGA
- a CDS encoding DUF2125 domain-containing protein, translating into MKSIRHSAIIAAILCGTTAYADVTAQQVWDNWTDQMAVYGQGFTTGGEDMSGGTLTVSDVKIEMSDEEASIVAALGDIALTENGDGTVNITMGTSYPITVDLTPEYGDPATVNVTVSQSDMVLKVSGVPDAMIYDVTADSYGMRVDSIEGGQSMDVEVVDLAIAMLDLSGTYSVSQDTLTHIAYAFNVGALDIDAHFNEIDGGGVIKANGDIADLAMFANIVTPIDMDFDAEMPPFVDGLAMEGGYSFGETAYSFDFDVADDAGSGAATIEGGGLEFSIDVDGAAYRGESRGIDVSLSIPNEIPFPLQASLAKYGFEFLIPLSQGEDGPRDARLAFNLTDFAISETLWNIVDPAEFMPRDPLTVALAVDAQVTPFFDFLDPAQQEAAMMSDIPGEVKGVQITELTVRGAGAEITGDGAFTFDNTDLQTFDGFPRPEGQANFAINGVNGLVDKLIQMGLIPEDQAMMPRMMLGMFATPVGDDMLTSTIEVNAEGHVLANGQRLR; encoded by the coding sequence GTGAAAAGCATTCGTCATTCAGCCATTATCGCCGCCATATTGTGCGGCACGACCGCATACGCCGATGTCACGGCCCAACAGGTTTGGGATAATTGGACCGACCAAATGGCCGTCTATGGACAAGGATTCACAACCGGCGGCGAAGACATGTCAGGCGGCACGCTGACAGTTTCCGACGTGAAAATTGAAATGTCGGATGAGGAAGCATCCATAGTGGCCGCCCTCGGCGATATCGCCCTGACCGAAAACGGTGACGGCACAGTGAACATCACGATGGGCACCAGCTACCCGATCACGGTCGATCTCACGCCTGAATACGGCGATCCAGCAACAGTGAATGTGACAGTGTCGCAATCGGACATGGTTTTGAAAGTGTCCGGCGTTCCCGACGCTATGATCTATGATGTCACCGCCGACAGCTACGGGATGCGCGTCGACAGCATTGAGGGCGGTCAGTCGATGGACGTTGAAGTCGTGGATCTTGCGATTGCCATGCTTGATCTGTCCGGCACCTATTCAGTAAGCCAAGATACGCTGACCCACATTGCCTATGCGTTCAACGTCGGGGCCTTGGATATCGACGCACATTTCAACGAAATCGACGGCGGCGGCGTCATCAAGGCCAATGGCGATATCGCCGACCTTGCGATGTTTGCCAACATTGTCACCCCGATCGACATGGACTTTGACGCGGAAATGCCGCCCTTCGTTGACGGACTGGCAATGGAGGGTGGCTATTCCTTCGGTGAAACCGCTTATTCTTTTGACTTTGATGTCGCAGACGACGCCGGTTCGGGCGCTGCGACCATCGAGGGTGGCGGCCTTGAATTTTCAATCGATGTCGACGGGGCGGCCTATCGCGGTGAATCCCGCGGTATCGACGTCAGCCTGTCGATTCCCAACGAAATCCCGTTCCCGCTTCAGGCGTCGTTGGCCAAATACGGCTTTGAATTCTTGATCCCGCTGAGCCAAGGCGAAGATGGCCCACGCGACGCACGCTTGGCCTTTAATCTAACTGACTTCGCTATCAGTGAAACATTGTGGAATATCGTCGATCCAGCGGAATTTATGCCGCGTGATCCGCTGACAGTCGCACTTGCGGTTGATGCACAGGTCACGCCGTTCTTTGATTTCCTCGACCCTGCCCAGCAGGAAGCTGCCATGATGTCCGACATTCCCGGTGAAGTGAAAGGCGTTCAAATTACCGAGCTGACCGTACGCGGCGCGGGTGCCGAAATTACAGGCGACGGTGCGTTCACATTCGACAACACAGATCTCCAAACCTTCGATGGTTTTCCCCGCCCCGAAGGTCAGGCAAACTTTGCCATCAATGGCGTCAATGGGTTGGTGGACAAATTGATCCAGATGGGTCTCATTCCAGAAGATCAGGCGATGATGCCACGGATGATGTTGGGCATGTTTGCGACACCTGTTGGCGATGACATGCTGACATCAACGATTGAGGTTAACGCCGAAGGTCACGTTCTCGCCAATGGGCAACGGCTTCGCTAG
- a CDS encoding DUF4170 domain-containing protein, whose amino-acid sequence MSQRLHLVFGGELVDPTKNAFKNVDDIHVVGMFPDYDSAFNAWKSEAQKTVDNAHMRYFIAHIHRLRDEEAETSPTEELD is encoded by the coding sequence ATGTCCCAGCGTCTTCACCTCGTCTTTGGTGGCGAACTCGTCGACCCGACCAAGAACGCATTTAAGAATGTTGATGATATCCACGTCGTCGGGATGTTCCCTGATTACGATTCGGCGTTCAACGCATGGAAGTCCGAAGCACAAAAGACCGTGGACAATGCCCACATGCGCTATTTCATCGCCCACATTCACCGCTTGCGCGACGAGGAGGCAGAAACATCCCCCACCGAAGAGCTGGACTAA
- a CDS encoding TldD/PmbA family protein encodes MTKSLDDLTHQLIDAAKAAGADSADAVAVAGTSVSIDVRNSVLEQAERSEATDIGLRIFVGRRSANVSASDTSDRTIEEMAARAVAMANEAPEDPYAGIADVAQLATDIDPARLDLVDDGPEPDPAWLEEQARTAEAAAKGVEGVAQVQSTSAGYGRRQVHLAATNGFSGGYESTGHSLSSVAISGTGTGMERDYDYDSRIHLSDMRDAAEIGRIAGERAVARRGGRKPQTGTYPVLFDERIASSLIGHLLSASNGAMIARGSSWLRDNLGERVLPEGIDLIETPHRARVSGSRLFDGEGLPTSERKIIEDGVLTGWTLDLATARKLGLHSTGSASRGTSGPPSPSVSHVTLTQGTQSPAQMISDMGTGLLVTSMIGSTINANTGDYSRGASGFWIENGEIAYPVNECTVAGNLHDMLARIIPANDARTHISRVIPSLMIDRMTLAGA; translated from the coding sequence ATGACAAAGTCGCTCGACGATCTGACCCACCAATTGATTGATGCCGCCAAAGCCGCAGGTGCTGATAGTGCTGACGCCGTTGCCGTCGCTGGCACGTCTGTGTCCATTGATGTGCGCAACTCGGTGCTGGAACAGGCCGAACGATCCGAAGCGACGGACATCGGATTGCGCATTTTCGTGGGCCGCAGATCGGCCAATGTTTCCGCATCCGACACGTCAGACCGCACCATCGAAGAAATGGCCGCGCGCGCTGTAGCTATGGCGAACGAGGCCCCCGAAGACCCATACGCTGGGATCGCGGACGTGGCGCAATTGGCCACGGATATTGATCCCGCACGACTGGATTTGGTCGACGACGGGCCAGAACCCGATCCAGCTTGGCTGGAAGAACAGGCACGCACCGCAGAGGCCGCGGCGAAAGGTGTTGAGGGCGTTGCACAAGTCCAGTCAACATCTGCTGGATATGGGCGTCGTCAGGTGCATCTTGCGGCGACGAACGGTTTTTCCGGCGGCTACGAAAGCACCGGCCATTCGCTGAGTTCGGTTGCCATTTCCGGCACTGGCACGGGGATGGAGCGCGATTATGACTACGACAGCCGCATTCATCTTTCTGATATGCGCGACGCCGCTGAAATTGGCCGCATCGCGGGCGAACGCGCCGTCGCGCGGCGCGGTGGACGCAAGCCCCAAACTGGCACCTATCCTGTCCTGTTTGATGAACGCATCGCAAGCTCACTGATCGGGCATCTTTTGTCCGCCAGCAATGGTGCGATGATAGCACGCGGATCATCTTGGCTGCGCGACAACTTGGGCGAACGTGTTTTGCCCGAAGGCATTGACCTGATCGAAACCCCGCACCGTGCCCGCGTTTCCGGATCGCGGCTGTTTGACGGCGAAGGGCTGCCAACGTCCGAGCGTAAAATCATTGAAGACGGGGTGCTGACGGGCTGGACTCTCGACCTCGCTACGGCACGCAAACTGGGACTTCACAGCACCGGTAGCGCGTCTCGCGGTACATCTGGCCCACCATCACCATCTGTGTCGCACGTGACGCTGACGCAAGGCACGCAAAGTCCTGCACAGATGATCAGCGATATGGGCACCGGCCTGCTGGTCACGTCCATGATCGGATCCACCATCAACGCTAACACAGGCGATTATTCGCGCGGCGCGTCAGGCTTCTGGATCGAAAACGGTGAAATCGCCTATCCCGTCAATGAATGCACAGTTGCGGGCAATCTGCACGACATGCTGGCGCGGATCATCCCTGCCAACGATGCCCGCACGCACATCAGCCGCGTCATCCCGAGCTTGATGATCGACAGAATGACGCTTGCTGGTGCCTAA
- a CDS encoding 3'(2'),5'-bisphosphate nucleotidase CysQ has product MVPKDLDLLLDAARAAGDIARGYFNASPDVWEKSDGQGPVTEADLHVNRQLSADLQSARPNYGWLSEESEDSAARLSTEYQFIIDPIDGTRAFIEGSKDWAHSIAIAKGGVVTAAVIYLPMRDAMYTAALGQGAALNGTPINALPNKQIETATVLSSKPNINPKYWAGAVPPFKRTFRSSLAYRLALVAEGQFDGMLTLRPTWEWDVAAGALIVTEAGGGVSDQKGLTPVFNNPHPQINGMVAAGGIHSKLVAALA; this is encoded by the coding sequence CTGGTGCCTAAAGACCTTGACCTCTTACTTGATGCGGCGAGGGCTGCGGGCGACATCGCACGCGGCTATTTCAATGCTTCACCGGACGTCTGGGAAAAGTCCGATGGCCAGGGCCCCGTGACCGAGGCCGACCTGCACGTGAATCGCCAACTGTCTGCCGATCTTCAATCCGCGCGGCCCAACTACGGATGGCTCTCTGAGGAAAGCGAAGACAGTGCAGCACGGCTTTCAACCGAATATCAGTTCATTATCGACCCTATCGATGGCACGCGCGCTTTCATTGAAGGCAGCAAGGACTGGGCGCATTCGATTGCGATAGCCAAGGGCGGTGTCGTCACAGCGGCCGTGATTTATCTGCCCATGCGCGACGCAATGTATACGGCTGCCCTGGGCCAAGGCGCGGCGCTAAATGGCACGCCAATCAACGCGCTCCCCAACAAACAGATTGAAACCGCGACGGTACTGTCGTCAAAGCCAAACATTAATCCCAAATATTGGGCCGGTGCTGTGCCGCCGTTCAAACGCACGTTTCGATCTTCATTGGCCTACCGCCTTGCCCTCGTTGCCGAGGGGCAGTTTGACGGTATGCTCACGCTGCGCCCGACGTGGGAATGGGACGTTGCGGCTGGCGCGTTGATCGTGACTGAAGCGGGCGGCGGTGTGAGTGATCAAAAAGGCTTAACGCCCGTGTTCAACAATCCGCACCCGCAGATCAACGGCATGGTCGCGGCTGGAGGAATTCACTCGAAACTGGTCGCAGCCCTCGCCTGA
- a CDS encoding DUF2125 domain-containing protein, whose translation MTYRLATSFIALSTALAAPALADVNAADVWSNQQALYGAIGATLSGDISGDQLNNPEINVILPQGVASFQIKTDSVMMTENSNGTVTISYPSPMSISVAGGAPGKGSFSATAKMTHDGYTVTASGEQGDISYESNGQNIQIVIGDISVDDATVEDMKVEGLMTLTDWTGTTRVTEGNLITYTAASQVGTTNVDFTVSGDNVSSRTTQTTLPITSAIEATLPVGGSDVMNLSAALRDGLSVALQSTGEGSSSSAVTMQDGELLSNQNTSTGPQVFDLRFNEDGLAMSGDSSEFAVVVNNPMMFPGDLEFGIDAISLDYDVPLNASDAPQDFRVATGLSGITIGDAIWNMFDPSSQLPRDPAEISFDVTGMGTNGMDLLDFAALSQLFGPPPIQIDEMTIENLRIAAVGTEATATGAMTFDWTDFLTIRGIARPEGAVTVNLNGANALMDTLVAMGLIPEGDLMMPRMMMGMFATTVGDDMLESVIEVNSEGHVLANGQRLR comes from the coding sequence ATGACGTACCGCTTGGCGACGAGTTTCATCGCCCTCTCCACCGCCCTCGCAGCACCCGCTTTGGCCGATGTTAATGCCGCTGATGTTTGGTCCAACCAACAGGCACTTTATGGCGCAATCGGTGCAACATTGAGCGGCGATATCTCCGGCGACCAGCTGAACAATCCAGAGATCAACGTGATCCTGCCGCAAGGCGTCGCCAGCTTTCAGATCAAGACCGATAGCGTCATGATGACTGAAAACAGCAATGGCACGGTCACGATCAGTTACCCCTCCCCTATGTCAATTTCGGTTGCAGGCGGCGCACCGGGTAAAGGCAGCTTCAGCGCCACGGCTAAGATGACCCATGATGGTTACACTGTCACGGCGTCCGGTGAACAGGGTGACATTTCCTACGAAAGCAACGGCCAAAACATTCAGATCGTGATCGGTGACATTTCCGTTGATGACGCCACGGTTGAGGACATGAAGGTTGAGGGATTGATGACCCTAACGGACTGGACGGGCACCACGCGCGTCACAGAAGGCAACTTGATTACCTACACCGCTGCTTCACAGGTTGGCACCACGAATGTTGATTTCACCGTCAGTGGCGACAACGTCTCGTCTCGGACCACGCAAACAACTTTGCCGATAACATCTGCCATCGAAGCGACGCTGCCTGTGGGTGGGTCTGATGTGATGAACCTGTCTGCGGCATTGCGTGACGGGCTATCTGTCGCGTTGCAAAGCACTGGTGAAGGCAGTTCATCCAGTGCCGTGACGATGCAGGATGGTGAACTGCTGAGCAATCAGAATACATCGACTGGTCCGCAGGTCTTCGATTTGAGATTCAACGAAGATGGCCTCGCAATGAGCGGCGACTCGTCGGAATTTGCCGTGGTAGTGAACAACCCCATGATGTTTCCAGGCGATCTGGAATTTGGCATCGACGCGATCAGTTTGGATTATGACGTGCCGCTGAACGCATCGGATGCTCCGCAAGATTTCCGCGTCGCGACGGGCTTGTCCGGCATCACCATTGGCGATGCGATCTGGAACATGTTTGACCCGTCATCCCAGTTGCCCCGCGATCCGGCTGAAATTTCGTTCGACGTCACAGGCATGGGCACCAACGGCATGGACCTGCTGGATTTTGCAGCCTTGTCGCAATTGTTCGGCCCGCCACCAATCCAGATCGATGAGATGACGATCGAAAACCTGCGAATTGCAGCCGTCGGCACCGAGGCGACTGCAACAGGTGCCATGACGTTTGATTGGACCGACTTTCTGACAATTCGAGGCATCGCCCGTCCCGAAGGCGCGGTCACTGTAAACCTGAATGGTGCCAACGCGCTGATGGATACGCTCGTCGCAATGGGTCTGATCCCCGAAGGCGACCTGATGATGCCCCGCATGATGATGGGCATGTTCGCCACAACTGTCGGTGACGACATGCTGGAAAGCGTGATTGAAGTGAACAGCGAAGGTCATGTGTTGGCGAACGGCCAGCGCCTGCGATAA